The sequence CAGACGCTCGATGACCGGCGGGATCAGGTACGTCGCCAGTCGGGTGTGACTGCCGCCGCCGAGCACCACTTCGAGCCTCCCCCCGCACGCCTCTTCCGCGACTTCCCGCATCAGGGTGGCGATGCCCCAGTAGCACGGGCCGGTGAGACCGATGTCGCCGTAGTCGCCCTGGTGGGTGTCGAATCCGAAATACCAGAAGAGGAGGTCGGGCCGGAACCGTCGGACCTTATCGGGGAGCTCCCGCCGGACCAGGTCGAGGTACGCGTCGTTCATGGAACGCTTTTCCCGCCCGCCCCCGCCGGCGTCGGGAAACGGGAGGTCCACCTTCGTGCCGTCGGGGGACCGGTACTCCGTTCCGCAGACGCACACGTGCAGCACGTCGGGGTCGGAACGGAACAGCTCCCGCGTGCCGTCGCCGTGGTGGGCGTCCGTGTCGAGGATCGCGAACCGCCGGTACCCGAACTTCTCCCGGAGATTGACGATGCAGAGGGCGACGTCGTTGAAGCAGCAGTACCCCCCGAAGAAATCGCGTCCGGAGTGGTGCCCCCCCGCGCCGATGAAGGCGAAGGCGTTCGCGATCCCGCCCCCGGCGATCTTCTCTCCCGCCATCACCACGCCGCCCGCCGAATGCCACGCGGTCGAACATAACGGGTCTCCCTGCACCCCGTCGATCAGCCCCGGGGTGTGGACCTTCAGCAGGAGCTCCCGGGAAACGGGCCCGGGCTCGTAGAGCTTCGCCCGGCCGGTCCGCAGGACCCCGTCCAGCGCTTCGGGGAAGTCGGCCAGGCGCGCGCCGACCGTGAGGTAGCTGCGCCGGGAGAAGGACGGGTGGTAAAAGACGCCGGTGACGTTATTCGTCATCGCACGCCCCGGTCAGTCGCCCGAGCCGCGTTTCCCGCGGGTCCGGGTCGCCCGTTCGATATCCCGCCGCGCGTCGCGCTCGGCGATGTCGTGGCGCTTGTCGTACAGCTTCTTCCCCCGCGCCAGCCCGATCTCGAGCTTCACCCGCGGCCCCTTGAAGTACATCTTCAGCGGGATGACGGTAAGCCCCCGCTCCTTCACTTTACCGAAGATGTGGTCGATCTCCCTGCGCTTGAGGAGCAGCTTGCGGACCCGGAGCGGATCGATCACCCTCAGGTCTCCGTGGGAGTAGGGGGTGACGTGCACGTTCTCGACGAACGCCTCGTTCCCCCGGAACGCGGCGTACCCGTCGGCGATGGTGACCCGTCCCTCCCGGATCGATTTCACCTCGTACCCTTCGAGCGCCAGGCCGCACTCGAACGTTTCGAGGATCTCGTACTCGTGCCGGGCGCGCCGGTTCGTGGCGACCACCTTGACGGCGGGCGCGCTCGGCTTTTCGGTCCTGTCGGGCTTCCCGGCCATCCCCGCCCCCGCCTTTCCTTTATCGGCTCCGTTCCGCGCCGCCGTGCGCCGGCCGGCCGGCCACGACGGTCAACCGCACGTTCTCCCGCCCGGTCCGCTCCAGCAGGTTCCGGAAAAACCGTCCGCCGTGGCCTCCCGGGTCGTCCACGACCGCGAAGTCGGCCGGACCCCCCGGGGCGAGGATCCCGCCGGGCAGGGATAGCGCGCCGGCCCCGCTCGTGGTCGCCGCGCGGAACAGCTCCCGGCAGAGAACGTCTTCCTTCTTTCCGCCCCTGTACAGCGACCGCGCGGCCATCATCTCCGCCCAGAGGGACAGGTCCGGCACCGACCCCAGGCTGTCGGTCCCCAGGGCGAACGGTACGCCCGAATCGACGAAGTGGGTCACGTCCGGGTCGCCGTGGCGGTGCGCCGCGTTGCTCCGCGGGCACAGGACGAACCGCGCCCCGCCTCCCCGCAGCCCGTCCAGCTCCGTGCGCGAGAGGTGGACATTATGCACCAGCACGACTCCCTCCCGCAAAAGGCCGGCATCGCGGAGGTACTCCGGCACGTTCCGTCCCAGGCCGCGGAACCAGGATACGTCCCGCCCGACCGCGGGGTAGAGACGCGTGGCGATCTCCCCCCCGCCGTCCGCGAGAAACGCCATCTCCTGCGGAGACTCTGCCAGGTGGAGGCAGGCGGGGAGTTCCTTTTCGGACGCGAGCGCCGCGAGGAACCGAAGGAGCGTTTCGCCGACGGTGTACAGGGTGTGGGGCGAGACACCGCTGGAGAGCAGCGGATTGGAGGCGCCCAGGTCGTCGAGCCGATCGAGCGCGCCCTTCACGGATTCGAGAATCTCCGGAGCGACCTCGGGGAGGAAACCGATCCCCTCCGCGAAGATCCGCGCGCGGAGAGGGCACGACCGGTACACGGAGAGGTCCGGACCCGCGATCTCCCCGGCCGCCGTGGTGCCGAAGGATAGAGCTTCCCGCGCCGCGGCGGCGAAGTCGGGGGCAAACCGGTGGGTATCCGGACCCCGCTTCCAGACGATCACCCGCAGGATCCAGTCCGTGAACGACGCCGGGATCGGAAGCGGCTTGCCCGATGGATCTTCGAACCGGGGGATCTGCAGGTGGACGTGCGCGTTGACCAGCCCGGGAACGATCGCCGCGCTTGGGAACTCCGCCCTCGCGAATCCGGCGGGTGCCGCCCTCAGGACGTCGTCCCGCGTCCCCGCGAGGAGGACGTTCCCGTCCGCCACGGCCAGCGCGCCGGGGGCGAACGTCGTATCGGCGTCCACGACCAGTCGGGAGGCCGCGTACACCACCCCGGGCTGTCGGTCCGAGCCCGATTTCACGGATGAATCACTCCCGTCTCCGGACGCCTCAGGAGTGTCCCGCTTCTGTGGGAGTTCTGTGAACGTCCCGGATTTGGGGTCAGACGACGGCCGCGACGCGGGGGCGCTGGCTCTCCGACTCGACCTTCCGCTTCACGTCCGTGATCCGGTTCTTCCGGTCCACGTAGACCAGCGTCGGCTGGAAGTTCGCGAGCTCCTTCTCGTCGTACATGGAGAAGGCGGCGATGATCACCAGGTCGCCCTTGCTCACCTGGCGGGCGGCGGCGCCGTTCAGGCAGATCACGCCGGAGTCCGCCTCCCCGTCGATGACGTACGTCGTGAACCGGTTCCCGTTGTCCACGTTCCAGATGTGCACCTGCTCGTACTCGGCCAGCCCCGCCGCGTCCATCAGCGTCTTGTCGATCGTGACGCTCCCCTCGTAGTGCAGCACGGCGTCGGTCACCGTGGCCCGGTGGATCTTGCATTTCAGCATCGACTTCATCATGGTGTCGTTCCCTCCCGGTATGGAACCTGGTTATTTTCGAAGCGTGATGTTGTCGATCAACCGCGCCGGCCCAACCTTCGCGGCCACGAGGATCGTGATCGCGTCGACGCGGCCCGACACGGGGGATAACGTTTCCGGCGCCCGCCCCTCCGCGTACTCGAATTTCGCCAGCGGCTCCCGGACGAGCTCCTCCCGCGCCGCGGCGACCAGCACGCCCGCGTCGCG is a genomic window of Deltaproteobacteria bacterium containing:
- a CDS encoding histone deacetylase translates to MTNNVTGVFYHPSFSRRSYLTVGARLADFPEALDGVLRTGRAKLYEPGPVSRELLLKVHTPGLIDGVQGDPLCSTAWHSAGGVVMAGEKIAGGGIANAFAFIGAGGHHSGRDFFGGYCCFNDVALCIVNLREKFGYRRFAILDTDAHHGDGTRELFRSDPDVLHVCVCGTEYRSPDGTKVDLPFPDAGGGGREKRSMNDAYLDLVRRELPDKVRRFRPDLLFWYFGFDTHQGDYGDIGLTGPCYWGIATLMREVAEEACGGRLEVVLGGGSHTRLATYLIPPVIERLAGL
- the smpB gene encoding SsrA-binding protein SmpB gives rise to the protein MAGKPDRTEKPSAPAVKVVATNRRARHEYEILETFECGLALEGYEVKSIREGRVTIADGYAAFRGNEAFVENVHVTPYSHGDLRVIDPLRVRKLLLKRREIDHIFGKVKERGLTVIPLKMYFKGPRVKLEIGLARGKKLYDKRHDIAERDARRDIERATRTRGKRGSGD
- a CDS encoding amidohydrolase family protein codes for the protein MKSGSDRQPGVVYAASRLVVDADTTFAPGALAVADGNVLLAGTRDDVLRAAPAGFARAEFPSAAIVPGLVNAHVHLQIPRFEDPSGKPLPIPASFTDWILRVIVWKRGPDTHRFAPDFAAAAREALSFGTTAAGEIAGPDLSVYRSCPLRARIFAEGIGFLPEVAPEILESVKGALDRLDDLGASNPLLSSGVSPHTLYTVGETLLRFLAALASEKELPACLHLAESPQEMAFLADGGGEIATRLYPAVGRDVSWFRGLGRNVPEYLRDAGLLREGVVLVHNVHLSRTELDGLRGGGARFVLCPRSNAAHRHGDPDVTHFVDSGVPFALGTDSLGSVPDLSLWAEMMAARSLYRGGKKEDVLCRELFRAATTSGAGALSLPGGILAPGGPADFAVVDDPGGHGGRFFRNLLERTGRENVRLTVVAGRPAHGGAERSR
- a CDS encoding aspartate 1-decarboxylase, whose protein sequence is MMKSMLKCKIHRATVTDAVLHYEGSVTIDKTLMDAAGLAEYEQVHIWNVDNGNRFTTYVIDGEADSGVICLNGAAARQVSKGDLVIIAAFSMYDEKELANFQPTLVYVDRKNRITDVKRKVESESQRPRVAAVV